In Ornithorhynchus anatinus isolate Pmale09 chromosome 5, mOrnAna1.pri.v4, whole genome shotgun sequence, the DNA window cccgcccccccacccgcgTCACCCACACAAGACATACAGGACCAGTTGCGTCTGCTGCTCCCAGTGTCTCGCGCACCACCTCCACCCAACAGAGAGACCCCGGCGGCTGGGCCCGGTGGTGTTTATTTCTCCCGAGGACATGGAGGGGAGACACCACGGTTTCCGCGTAGGGCCCGGGCTCCAGGTTCCAGGCTGTGCAGTTGTGAGCCGAGCACCTCTGGGTGGGGGAGCGGACGGCCGAGGGCACCCCGGGCCGGCTGCCGAGCTCCAAGCAGCCGGGAGCCCCACCGGTGCCACTTCCTATGGCGAGTTTCCCCCGTGGGCCGGGTGGTCCCAGACGGAGGAGGGGATAAGGGACGGGAGGGGGGTCCAGTTGGGAGTCCAGGGAGTGCatgcgggagggggccggggccccccCACGGTCCAGGGTGGCCCGTCAGCGGACCAGGTGGAAGGTGAGCCAGTACATGGAGAGGGGCTGGACGGCTGCGATGGCCATGGTGAGGTACATGCGCAGCTGGTTGCGGGCCCCGCGTACCAGCACCCCCTCGGCCGCCGCCTCCGACAGGATCTTCAGCCGCAGGGTCCGGATCtgggtgcgggggagggaggaatgctCAGTGAGGTGCTCCCCCCGGGGTCTGGGCGGGTGGAACTCGGAGATGACGCGGGGTCCCCCGGgagccggagaggggagaggatgctGGTCTGCAGGCCTCAAGGGGGGAAGTGAACCCaacgaagggagaggggagaaaaaaatggcCAGAATCTGCTCTGCCCTCGGAAACGCCAGCGGCCCGGGTGCCAACGGCCCAGGCCCAACAGTTGCCAGCCCTCCGGCCGCGTACCCTGGCCCATCTGAGCTCTGTTGAGGACCGGTCCGGGACTgcagaggcagaggagtagcAGGTACCAGAGTTGGGGGCTTGGAGTGGctcagggagagggtgaggggtccCAGGAAAGTAGCACGAGGATGAGCCCCCCCCGGACCCGCGACCCGAGTTCGGCCCGTAGAAGTCGCCAGCCCCGACTCACCGTGAAGACGAAGATGGCCACGCAGCACCAGCTCAGGACGAGGTAGTAGCCCACCTTCCCGAAGAGCAGGCCGGTCACCACGCCGCCGATCATCCTGAGGGAGGCCACCCAGCCCCGCGGTCAGAGCCGGCCACCGCCCTCCACGGAGGCCTCCCCCCAGgcagtccccccggcccccggggagccccgggcCAGGGCGGGAGGGGAGCCCGGACTCACCCCACATATTTGTACCCCGAGAAGGCGAGCAGGTCGATGGTGGTGAGGTCGGTGTTGACCGTGACCAAGTAGAGGCTAAGCAGGATGGCCAGGACCTCGACGATGAGCCAGGCCAGGGCCGAGCTGGCCTGCAGGCCCAGGGCGTCGGGGGAAAACCTGGGGGATCAGaccaggggaggggagtggagaacAGAGGCTCAGGACCCCGTCAGCACTATTATATTTCCCGAGGGAGCAGGGGCCGTTCTCCAACCCGGACGGGCCCCTGGCTGTGCACGGACAGGACGCAGATGGCCCTCACTTGTGCCCCCGCCCCAAATGGATATGCTCGGCCCTAAACCGGGGACAAGGCCCGGGCTGCACAGCTCGTGGGAAGCTAGAGTCTGGTCTCGACTTGGTCGAGGGTCCCCCCCTAAACCCAGCCGCCCGGGACCCCAGTTTTCCCCAGCTTCTCCTCGCTCCTCCGACTGGGGCCTGGGGTTCACCTCCACCGGCCCTGCCGGTCCTGCGACCGCGGCCTCACCTGTCCTGGGTCCCCAGCGCTAGGCCTGCCACAAGGATGTAGGTGATGAAGGCCATGGCTGCAGGGAGAAGACAGAGCTGGTCAGAGATGGATAGACGGAGAgggacctcccttctcccctcaacccctcctccttccctcccggagaatccccagcctcctcccgtcGGTGTCATGTGTCCCCACACTAGGCGTTGGGCAGTTGGTAAAGCCCTGGGCTCCAGGGCTGCAGCCAGAACTCCTTGGGGCAAAatgcaaaatgagaagcagcgtggctagccgacagaggaagggtttgggagtcagaggacctggattctaatcccaactctgccacttgtctattgtgcaACCTTCattcagtggttatttattgagcgcttactgtgtgcaaagcaccgtactaagcacttgacagagtacaacatgacaatcaACAGCCCCaccgggcaagtaacttaacttctctgtgcctcagttgcctcatcagtaaaatgaggaataatactctgagtaccatgtggggacatgattagcttgtaataatgttggtatttgttaagcgcttactatgtgcaaagcactgttctacgcgctgggggggatacaaggtcatcaggttgtcccacgtggggctcacagacttcatccccatttgacagatgaggtaactgaggcccagagaagtaaagtgacttgcccaaagtcacacagctggcaagcggcagaggcggggtttgaacccatgacctccaactcccaagcccaggctctttccactgagccacgctgcttagtacagtgcctggcacagagtaagcgcttaacaaataccaattaaaaaaccaacaaaacaaaaataaaactcgAGCAGAGAGTGAGGGTCTGGTTTTGACTGGGTCGCCGGTCCCACCCAAACACAGCCGCCcgggaccccagctctccccagcttcacctTGCTCCATCCGGGGCCCGGGGTTTCCCCCAACAAGCCCTGCCGGACACCCCGAGAAGCAGTACAGGGTCGTTCgaggaggcagcagggagaggggggtgacCCACCCGCTCCCCACCCGCACCGGTCTTCACCACACCTGGGATGTAGAGATCTGGGGCGTTGATATCGAAGCGCGGGGCCACTGGGGTGTCCTGCTGGTACTGCACCTCCCAGTCCTGCGGAAATCAATCGACTGTATATCTTGcacgctttccgtgtgcagagcacgcagagcactggactaagtgcttgggagagtaaaacacaacaatataacagacacactccctgcccacaacgagcttaaggtctagagagaGAAGTCCGTGACGGTGAGaccccgcgggccgggccggtgCCCCCGCCACCCGTAACCTCCCCGCAGACCagcaagcaccaagccaaccggGACCCCCGGGGCCAAGCAGGCTGTCAGGGGCAGGGGCGCGTCTGACCTGGTGCATGTAGGGGAACACCAGGAGGCCCAGCTTCTTCCCCACGTACACCGTGTCCACAGCAAAGTAGTACTTGAGCTTGTTGACGGGGATGAAGCGGTTGATCTGGCAGGGGTTAGGGAGAGACGGAACATCAGTGGGGGATTTCCAGTGATTTAGGTGATGATCCCACttgcctcccgcccctcccttcaGAGACCTGCGGGGTCTGGGGGGAAGGTCAGAGGGCAAGAAGAAGGGTGGGGGAAATGCCAGGGGTTTAAAAGGGCCTGACCGGAGGCTCAGACCTGAGGGCTGAAGAGTGGGAAAGGGGGCCGGGAAACACTCACATTCTTGTCCACGATCTCCTTGCCCTGGCTGGCCAGGCTGCTCCCGTAGGCCACGG includes these proteins:
- the YIF1B gene encoding protein YIF1B, with the protein product MNPAGGGGGPRQPSKRRLPASSPGLGDPHQLFDDTSSGQGRGFPARPPPPGAGYASPPQAFLSEPMSNFAVAYGSSLASQGKEIVDKNINRFIPVNKLKYYFAVDTVYVGKKLGLLVFPYMHQDWEVQYQQDTPVAPRFDINAPDLYIPAMAFITYILVAGLALGTQDRFSPDALGLQASSALAWLIVEVLAILLSLYLVTVNTDLTTIDLLAFSGYKYVGMIGGVVTGLLFGKVGYYLVLSWCCVAIFVFTIRTLRLKILSEAAAEGVLVRGARNQLRMYLTMAIAAVQPLSMYWLTFHLVR